The nucleotide sequence CGACGTGGCGCAGCAGCGGGCCGAGGACGAGGGGGTGGGCCTCGCCGGGCTCGGGGTGGCTCATGTCCTCATCCTGCCGTCCGAGGCTGGGCGGCGGCTGTGGGTGAGCACCCGGAGCCGACCCCTGTCCCACCCCGGGACGGCGGTCGCCGGAACGCCGACGGGCGGCCCTCCGTGAGGAGGACCGCCCGTCGGTCGTGACCCGTGGTGCGTCAGGGGCTCAGAAGCCCATGCCGCCCATCTCGTCGCCACCCGGCATCGCCGGGGCCGACTTCTCGGGCTTGTCGGCGATGACCGCCTCGGTGGTGAGGAACAGCGCCGCGATGGACGCCGCGTTCTGCAGCGCCGAGCGGGTGACCTTCGCCGGGTCGATGATGCCCGCGGCGATGAGGTCGACGTACTCGCCGGTCGCGGCGTTGAGGCCGTGGCCGGAGGGCAGGTTGGAGACCTTCTCGGAGACGACGCCGCCCTCGAGGCCGGCGTTGACCGCGATCTGCTTGAGCGGGGCGGACGCGGCGACGCGGACGATGTTCGCGCCGGTGGCCTCGTCACCCTCGACCTCGAGCTTCTCGAACGCCGCCGTGGTCGCCTGGAGCAGGGCCACGCCACCACCGGCGACGATCCCCTCCTCGACGGCAGCCTTGGCGTTGCGCACGGCGTCCTCGATGCGGTGCTTGCGCTCCTTGAGCTCGACCTCGGTGGCCGCGCCCGCCTTGATGACGGCGACGCCGCCGGCGAGCTTGGCGAGGCGCTCCTGGAGCTTCTCGCGGTCGTAGTCCGAGTCGGTCTTCTCGATCTCGGCGCGGATCTGGTTGACGCGACCCTGGATCTGGTCGTTGTCACCGGCACCCTCGACGATCGTCGTCTCGTCCTTGGTGACGACGACCTTGCGGGCGCGGCCGAGGAGCGAGAGGTCCGCGGTGTCGAGCTTGAGCCCGACCTCCTCGGAGATGACCTGGCCACCGGTGAGGATGGCGATGTCGCCGAGCATGGCCTTGCGACGGTCACCGAAGCCCGGGGCCTTGACGGCGACGGACTTGAAGGTGCCGCGGATCTTGTTGACCACGAGCGTGCTCAGGGCCTCGCCGTCGACGTCCTCGGAGATGACGAGGAGCGGCTTGCCGGACTGCATGACCTTCTCGAGGAGGGGCAGCAGGTCCTTGATCGACCCGATCTTGGAGTTCGCGATGAGGACGTAGGGGTCCTCGAGCACGGCCTCCATGCGCTCGGTGTCGGTGACGAAGTAGTGGCTGATGTAGCCCTTGTCGAAGCGCATGCCCTCGGTGAGCTCGAGCTCGAGGCCGAAGGTGTTGCTCTCCTCGACGGTGATGACGCCTTCCTTGCCGACCTTGTCCATGGCCTCGGCGATCATCTCGCCGATCTGGGGGTCAGCGGCGGAGATCGAGGCGGTGGCCGCGATCTGCTCCTTGGTCTCGACGTCCTTGGCGTTGGCCAGGAGCTCGTCGGAGACGGCGCGCACGGCCTTCTCGATGCCGCGCTTGAGCGCCATCGGGTTGGCCCCGGCGGCGACGTTGCGCAGGCCCTCGCGGACGAGCGCCTGGGCGAGGACGGTGGCCGTCGTCGTGCCGTCACCGGCGACGTCGTCGGTCTTCTTGGCGACCTCCTTGACGAGCTCCGCGCCGATCTTCTCGTACGGGTCGTCGAGCTCGATCTCCTTGGCGATCGAGACACCGTCGTTGGTGATGGTGGGGGCGCCCCACTTCTTCTCCAGGACGACGTTGCGGCCCTTCGGACCGAGCGTCACCTTGACGGCGTCGGCGAGGATGTTCATCCCTCGCTCGAGACCGCGGCGCGCCTCCTCATCGAATGCGATGATCTTGGCCATTCGGGTGGTTCCTCCCACGCGAAACGTTGGTGGGACCGGGCGGTGCCCGCGACGGACGGGCCGGGGCCGCGGCTCACGTCACCGTCGGCGCACCTGCCCTCACCGGACCGGTCTGTTCTGTCACTCTCATGGTGAGAGTGCTAATGGCCATTATTGGCACTCTCACCCGGAGAGTG is from Arthrobacter sp. NEB 688 and encodes:
- the groL gene encoding chaperonin GroEL (60 kDa chaperone family; promotes refolding of misfolded polypeptides especially under stressful conditions; forms two stacked rings of heptamers to form a barrel-shaped 14mer; ends can be capped by GroES; misfolded proteins enter the barrel where they are refolded when GroES binds) → MAKIIAFDEEARRGLERGMNILADAVKVTLGPKGRNVVLEKKWGAPTITNDGVSIAKEIELDDPYEKIGAELVKEVAKKTDDVAGDGTTTATVLAQALVREGLRNVAAGANPMALKRGIEKAVRAVSDELLANAKDVETKEQIAATASISAADPQIGEMIAEAMDKVGKEGVITVEESNTFGLELELTEGMRFDKGYISHYFVTDTERMEAVLEDPYVLIANSKIGSIKDLLPLLEKVMQSGKPLLVISEDVDGEALSTLVVNKIRGTFKSVAVKAPGFGDRRKAMLGDIAILTGGQVISEEVGLKLDTADLSLLGRARKVVVTKDETTIVEGAGDNDQIQGRVNQIRAEIEKTDSDYDREKLQERLAKLAGGVAVIKAGAATEVELKERKHRIEDAVRNAKAAVEEGIVAGGGVALLQATTAAFEKLEVEGDEATGANIVRVAASAPLKQIAVNAGLEGGVVSEKVSNLPSGHGLNAATGEYVDLIAAGIIDPAKVTRSALQNAASIAALFLTTEAVIADKPEKSAPAMPGGDEMGGMGF